The sequence below is a genomic window from Lentimicrobium saccharophilum.
CGTGCGTGCCCCGATCCATAAAATATCAATTCCGTGGGCAAGCGCATCTTTTACATGATCGGGCCTGGCAACCTCAACCGTGGTAAGGAGTCCGGTTTCTTCTTTTACCCGGCTCATCCATGCAAGCCCGGCAGTACCGACACCTTCGAACAGTCCGGGCCTTGTTCTGGGTTTCCAGATTCCGGCACGGTATACCTTTACCCATGGCAGTTTTGCCAGGGCTTGGGCTGTTTCCAACACCTGTACCTCCGATTCTGCGCTGCAGGGGCCTGCAATAACCAGCGGGCGTTGACTGCCGGGGATCCATGATTGAAGGGGAGGAAAGTTCATCGGATAAGTTTTATGCAAAAATACCAATTCCGTATGAAACAGGCGGGTATCACGGGATGATAATTAAAAACCGGGAAGCATCCACGGAGGCTGCTTTCCCGGACGAAGAACTTAAAATTTGCCGGAACTATTTTCCATTGTGTTTACATGGCAATGGAAATCAGATTTGAGATCCGGCTGCTCTTAATGATATAATCTATGATTGGCGTCAGAAAAGAATACCGATGGTCAGGCTAAGCGCCTTGGTATGGTAATCTTCCGGCTGGTAACTAAGTTTGGCTAACCCCATATCGTAGCGGAGGTCGGCCTGTAAAGTCAGCCGGTTTACCGGGAATGTTACCCCCATCCCCAGGATTATCCCCAGATCAGGGTCTTTACCGACCTCATCATAATCGTCGTCTTTCCATTCGCTGCTGCCATCCGGTTTATTTTGCGATTTCAATAAAGCAGAAATATAAGGGCCGGCGTTAAAATAAACTTTGGCATTTTCAGTCATGGAAAGGTTGGTATTGAACCTTGCCAATACCGGAACCTGCAGGTAATGATAACGACTCTGGTAAGATGATTCAATAAATTCTGTTGTTTCATTGCTGCGGCCTTTGCAGATGTAGTTAAGTTCAGGTTGTATCGCAAATACTCCCTTTACCGGCGCAGTAATGAAGATTCCTCCGGTATAGGAAAAA
It includes:
- a CDS encoding porin family protein → MKTKILTLAIITMATILTVPVNAQVSFGTRHGLAISTLAKTGDLYDNDEMLFSYTGGIFITAPVKGVFAIQPELNYICKGRSNETTEFIESSYQSRYHYLQVPVLARFNTNLSMTENAKVYFNAGPYISALLKSQNKPDGSSEWKDDDYDEVGKDPDLGIILGMGVTFPVNRLTLQADLRYDMGLAKLSYQPEDYHTKALSLTIGILF